The genome window ATTCAAAGCGAGACGGACGCTGTTTTTAATTGGACAACGACGTCCTGGGTCGCATGGGCCCTCAAGGTGAGGTCACCCCTGCTGCATCCGCGGGTCCCACGTGCCCTGAGAGGGGTAAGTAGGTGTTGCTTCTTAACTCGGGTAGATTATACGGACACATTTAATTGCATTATATACATATACGCATTCTCCACATAGCAAAATGTTCTATACAGGACATGCACACTGAGGGAGCAGATGGGTTGGTGGATGGTGACCGGACACTTAGGAaacgggagaagaagaagaagacatcaaaTCTGATAGCAATCTGCTTTTGTAAACCAAGTCAACCATGAGAGCAGCTCGCGGAAAGCTTATCCATGTACGTGGCGTCAAAGATAAAAGAAGTCGGCACAGTAGAGGTCTTGTTTCCTCGTTTCAGGAAGAGAAACACTGAGATCAAACTTAGTTTAGTAGTATTTTTCCAATTACTTCGAAGAATTGGCGTGGTGTCTAAATCACAGACGGAAGACTTTTGACTAAGGAGGCCAGTTCTACAGTTCTTGTGCTCCAGCATGTCAAACATATCGCAGAGAAAAGTGTCTACGAAAACGATAGCTGATGTTGATGATGAAAGAAAGGTACGTATTTCTATTGCACGATAAGATTCGTTTGTTCACATGAAATGGATAGGCATATAAAATATCACATTGTACTCGGGAACTCCAGAAAAATCTCTCAGCGCTATATCTGTAAAGATAAATCAATCGTCACATTGCTGAAGGTTCTATGCAGATAAATACTGGCAAAAGGTGGACTGTAAGTCTCAGAACATTTGTGCTTGCGGAtttcatgatgatgatgaaggtTGTTTTGATGAATAGAATCACTGGTTATATATGCCTGCGTGATCAGCATAAGGAGTAAGGGAGGGAGGTCTGAGGGCACTCGACTACTTTGGTTCGATACTCTTCCACTGGGAGTCTTTTGTTGGCTCAAGAGCGACGTTATATTCTTTATCAGAAAGGAAAAGAGCTTCATTCTTCATAAAGTCATTGACTCTTTCTTCCGCCATTCTTTTTCCGAGAAGATGAGACGAGGGATTCTCCCATCTCGCCCACCCTTCCTTTGCTCCTTTATCCTCGTTCATATCACGCAAGAGCATGATTACACGCTATAAATTAAGCCGGTTTTCTGACGATAAGATCATACCGTATCTCTTTCCATCAGGTTTCAGAACGAGCAGAAGCCACACGGCGTAAACATTTCATGGTTCAGCCACCCTTGGCTGCAATACTACTTAGCTTTTGCAAAGGCGGACAGAGTGCCGCTGCTTTCTCTCGATCGCGATCATGTTTTCTGATGCCAATTGCAGCAGGAGATATGCGTGCTTTGTAGTATCATGGTTCGGCACTGTCATCTCTGTCTCAGAAGCGGACAGGTCTACAGTGTTATCCATGGTCGCTGGTCAACAACAAAAGGGAGTTGCAGTCTTGCCAATTCCCAAGAGACTCCTGGCCAAGCTCGATGTAGTCGAAGGTGACAGAGGGAGGAACAGTAGTGGATGAGTCTCATCATTATAGCCTAATAAAAATCATGTTCTATGCCTCCAATTAGGTGGAAAGTAGACGGATACTTGCACCAGTCTTCCGCTCTGATTCGTCCCCGTCGTAGTAATCATGCATCGAGCGTTATTGGGTTCGAGTCCAACAGAAACACGACGTAGCTAATGACATCATGGCCCAATACGGCCCGGTTTTAGCCCAAACAAATCGAATGTGATGAAGGTGGGCCATCTAAATCTTAACGTGGAACGATATAGGTGGTCCCACCAGCCAACCGTTATATGTTATATGTTGAcagagatatcaaatatttcgGATCCGACTTGTTGAGTTGGCCCATGCGCCAACGATGCCATATTATATAACGACATGTGTCATGAGCATCATTATTtttgctattattattattattatgaccaAATAATATTTTGACACAAATGATGACAACTACGTAACGTGATTTGGgggtaaataaaagaaaataaataaataagaaatgtTTGGTCTACTTTCGTATACTAGTAGTATAAAGATTGGGTAAAGAGGGTAGACGGCGGGTGGGGTCTTCGCTCTTCGGCCATAGCTTCGATCCCTTTCCTTTTCTTGAGGTCGCTATGTGATATGCCGCTCAGGTTCGATCTCTTCCGACCTTTGTTTCGATCTTCTCGTACTTTGTGATCCTGCAGCCTCGTGGGTTTGGCGAGCAAGCGGTGATAGAGCCCTAGATTCGCTGATCTAGGGTGAGAAGAGAGTATGGGATTGGAAAATGTAGGATACCGATGCGTGTTTTCTTTTCTCTGTTTTCTTCGCCCATTTTTGCGCTACTGCGTCCCTTCGGTGATTCGTTTTCCGTTTCCTTGACAAAGTTGTTCTTTTTCTTTCGTGGGAGGTGATATTTCTGCTTTTGCGGATTGAGTGAGAGATGGGCTGATGACTGCGGTGGTAATTTGGCGTTGTCGCCATTCTATACTTTGCATTGGCGTTGACCATTCGTTACTGCGCTTTATCTCAGTAACTGTATGTTACTTGCACTTGACGGGGTAGCCGCAGATCTAGTGAGCGGTTCCTGTTTAGATCTTATGTAAAGAACCGTTCTTTGttaccttcttttctttttccatgtCCTCCCTATTTCGGTTATTTTTTGTTTTGCATTTTCATGAAAAGAACATGAGAGATAAGCACTGTCACCATGGAAGTGAACTCTTTTGCTACTAGCTTGCTGAATGAGATCTTTGAAATAAAATCCAAACTTGTCAGGAAAACGTTTGGATTGAGATATTTGAAGTAACATGCGAAATAAAGCTTTGAGGAAGCCTTGAGCTACCCACCTTCTTGACAATAGTTACTACAATGTTCTTTAGCATACAGCCATTTAATATGGTTTAGAAGAGCCTCTCATTAAGCCTCATATAAAAGTTCTCTGCAGTTAAAAGTTTAAGAATTACCTGCATTTCTCTACCACAATGTTTTGACATGTCATCTTTTTCAAAAGTCTTAATTTAACTTGTGTGACGGTCATACagtgtagattgtacaggcaaagtGAACTGATTCCTCTGTGGACATTAACTTTTTTTAAGGTGGATATCTTAGTTACTTTGATTAACTTTTTCATTCCATATGAGACTTCTTTCCATTTTGATGGTCCAATTATTCGGAAATACCATATCACAAAAGCTGTCTTATTGAATTTATAATTCTGTATAAGTTTCTTTAGAAGTAAAATGCCATAGCATTCTAATGAATATCGTTGACAGCTTGCATGAGTGAGCATTGAGATGGATAAGCAGCAGACACTCATTTCCAAGAGAAGTCCTTCCTTACATCAACTAGGTTAAAAGACGTGTTGCTTATTGGATTAGATCAGCAACTGAAATGCTTTTTGCTGTGGAAGGAGGAGGATTTTTTTCCTCTTCGGCATCAGGGTACAGCAATGgtcttgctcttcttcttcttggccgGAGAAATGTGGACAAGCCTATAAAAATTTCTTCATGGAATCACTACCGATTGGTTGAACAAGAAGTCGAGGCAGGTTCTCAGCTGGCTTCTAATAACGATCATGCTTCTTGTGGATGTGCCTCCTTTTCGTGCTTTGGTTGTTCTTCTGCAAGACTTGATGAGCCATATTCCAGGAAGGTTAGCCTTGTTCACCAGTCTAAAATTCCATCAGATTCATCACCTTCATCTGATAGAGGCAAGTTAACAATCAATGATGCTGTCAAGTGGGATGAACGAAAGACTTGTCTCAAGAGCAATATGAAGAAGCCCTCCAAAGGTTATTCTATGGTATGTGAAGCTGATGATGCTTGTGAGTTGTTGGAAGAGGCAGACAACAAGATGTCTTGCTGTACTGTAGGGAGGAAAGTTCAGTGGACCGACAAATGCGGAAAAGAGCTTGCTGAGATAAGAGAGTTTGAAGCCAGGTATGTTTAAGAATTATTAGTTAACAGCATTTGGAGTAGTATGACCATATCACACTTATAATCAGATCTACAACATATTCATCATTGTTGTTGAAAGTAAAACCCTATGCAGCGTATGTTTATCTAGTTTTAATTATATTGTTTTTGTTTCATGCCTTCCTTACATATCATCAGAGATTTAGTTCACAGtgactctttttttttaattatgctcGTTGGGTTTAATAACATTCTAGTAGTTTGTGGAATTGCATGAACTTGCAAGCTGGCTTTTGTTTCATGCATCATCTACATTACAGGGAAAGGTAATACATGTATGAATGTTCATGCATGCATAAGCATATTAGCTTGCCTTTATTGTTTTCAACTATGTCTTAAGAAACACCGTAGAGGCAAACATTGATTACCACTTACTCTGTTCATACTTTAATCACGTTCCTTGTAAGAGAACATAGATGACTAGGAGAAGGTTCCTCTAATGTAcattttcatcattgaattaaagCAGATATATAGAGCTAACATCCAATGGCCAAGGTCTGGGAATCAGTGCTTCAGATGACCCTTAAAGATGCTTTTACAAATTATTTTTGGTGATTGTTGTAGAACCAGTAATTTATGTAGTGTGTATATTGATAAAAACCAGAAAATTCCCCCTTTAGTGTGTCAGGATGTTGTATTTGGATTGTCAATCTTGTTCTGGTTCATCTGCCCTATCGAGAAGAGTTATGTGGCCTCTTTGATTCTTGCACACCTTCCAAGGTGAGCTCAATCAAATCCTACTCATTttcttgaaaatctatcaactgaTTAAGCATGCATTTGCTCTAAGTTTGATAATTTCTGACAGTGATTGCTCACTTCGTGTTCAAAATAATCTAGGCAAACTGATGAAAGATTAAGGGCCTAAATATGTTTCTTCAGTCCTTAGAGTTACAGTTGGAAGGGATTAGACTTGTTCAGAGACGTGATATTGTGTTTATGTGTTGCCAATTGaaagatttttattattatttttatcttaagAAGCTCATGGATGAGAAGCCATTGGCCATGGTTTAGATAGGTGCAGATTTTTCCAATATGTCTGGTTTTTTGGATCTGGATTTTGCTTCACAGAGCATGTGTATCTTCTATCAGCCGTCTGGTGTCGTAATTATCATGAACCGTTCAGAAAGTATGTTTTGATAACACACATCTCTAGTCAATTTACTTTTAGCGTTATATTGTTCTTTAGACTGTTGCATGACACAAAATAGGAGTTGCTCATTATTATTTGCATATGTTGTATGGAAAACAAGACTCTGACCTTGTCATCATGTGAAACTCTAAATTTGCATATGTTTAGACTGTTGCATGACACAAAATAGGAGTTGCTCATTATTATTTGCATATGTTGTATGGAAAACAAGACTCTGACCTTGTCATCATGTGAAACTCTAAATTTGGTAGTGATGATGGATTATCCGATGATGATTTTGAAGGCGAAAGTTTCAGAAGATGCGAATGTGTGATTCAGTAGGCTTCATTTCTGCGCAGATGAATCAGTCTGAAACTTGGGCAGATCAGGCATGAATTGTTGTCATCTAGCAACTGCAAAGCTCGCTTTTGTGCTACTTTTACAGAATTCCATCTCAGTGAGTTCTTGGAGAAAGGAGAAACCAGGaaaagtctttttttttcccctcattTATTTGTTTTGTTGGAAGTCCCATGTGTCAGCTACCCGCTTGTGAAATTTTGGCAGTGTGCACTTTTTATCAATCTTAGCCTACAGATTTGTAGCATAACCCTTTTACTGCTTACAGATTTCATGTTTATACTACTGCACAAAACCTTTAATCCCGAAATCTCATTGCTCAGATTCTCCTGGATGCTTGTGAGGCTTTAAAACTGTTCGTTCTCAGATACTACTTCAGATAAATACTGATGCTGCACACAAGTAGACCAACTAGCAATTACTAGATCGGTGGTTTGCTAACTACTTGAAAATACGTAGGATAAATTCTCAAAGAAAGTGATTCTCGTATAgtacttttatttttaaataatttcataaaacatcatttcttgtaaaaaaaaatattttttccttgcatTCACTCTCACCTCCTAACACTGTCATCGCCATCCTCACGCTCGCCAAGGCGACAACGAGCGTAGGAAAGGCTCACGCGCCCCCACCGGCAACCCCCTCCGTCAAGGTGATGGAGGCAGCAAAGGGCGAAGGCGACCAGAGGCCCTCGCGTGTGGTCTCAAGAGAGatgatatcatcatttaaaaaaacaaaaaaatacttccatgaaatttttttgaaaagaGGGTGCTAATTGAGAATGTTTTGAAAAACAGGGGTAATGATGCGAGTAACAAAGTTTTCCAATGAAGAAACCCATACACCACTTCCGGATCTCTAAGAACAATCTGCAGAACCGATATAGGCTTGGAATTATCACCAAGAGCCACGGGTGTCTCTAGATTTGCACTCATATGAAGTGGCATTGCAACTCTCACACACAGCTTATCAATATCCTCTACTTTAGGCCTAGTCAACCGTTGTCTCGTCTAACCCAAACTGCCTTCTCACGTTTGAACAGAACAGGCAGATAGACCAATTGTCTAGCTTACAGAATAGTAAAGCCCATCATCAGCTAGATTTAATTATGCTGCTCATCCGCTGTACAACAAAGAGTGACTCCTCCCGGGGTCAAAATGTTTAAAGAAAATAAACACGGACTTCCTCAAGCCCCACGGACTTCCTCGTGGCACATTCGAGGAATAGAAGGATCAGGTTTGTCAATAACTCAAGCCCCACCGACTTCCTCGTGGCACATAATATTAGCTGCAAAAGATCCCCGACGAAACGTGAACCTATGaaatggaaaaaaataaaatcaagatgGTCCAGTCTGAAACTGTCAAATACATGATCCAGTATAATAACATAAATCAGCAACCAAAGTTGTCTTAACAAAGTAAAATTAGCAACTAACATTACTGTCTTACCTCTCACCAGATGCTAATATTTGGCTCATGTTTCATTCTTGAATGAGCACCGATGGCATAATAAAGAGACACTTGATTCATCAATAAAAGCTTTGAGACAATAAATATTCTGCATCTAGCCATAATGATTCAGCAAGGGTGCTTAACTAGGATAGAATACACAATTTGAAGTTGCACGTGTACAATAATGCGGATATGTGGATAGTTCCAGAAGCTTGTTTGTATTAAAGCACTGGATTCAATTCATCTGCAGAAGAATGGAACACTGATGCATAATCATTGAGGCAATAAAATATTTTGTAAAAGAGGATAATTAAAAACAAAGAAACAAGCATAGATGCTCCAACTATCACCCAGTCTATTCTAAAATTGTGTCCATTATCTTTCTAGTTAGAATCTAGCCAAACTTTTAACAAAGCATGATCTTGAATTCATTTTACAGAAAAAAGGATAAAGAGAACGCATACAAAAATGAACCTTCCAAAAATCCTAAATTAGCACCTCATAGATTTTCCTTGGTATGCTTTATTTATAGGTACAAGGAACACGCAACGTTTATAAAAACTCTCAAAATAGTTCAAACAATTAAGAGGCTACAAACTCAAACCAGAACTAATCAATCTACACTCAGAACTCCTAATCAATCAAAACTATGTTCATGTGCAATACATAATATAACACCTGAAAGCCAAAGATTCAAACCCTACAGTAAAAATGAAGTATTGCTGAAGACCTAAAATTTTATGGTAAATTGTTAATTAGGGTTTTTTCTCATATtaaacatcatcatcatccttatTTGCAGAAAAAATCTTCAGTACTAATTTTACTTGCTTAATGACCACTCAAATCATTTTTTATTATACATATTAGAGTAATTGTTTCAATTACAGATTTTTAAGCAATGTACCTGGAATATTTATGAAACAGGTGAAGTTACTAACAAGAAAAGATACAAAGGACAAGTTTGCCTGAGGGCATTGTTACACTTGTTTAATTGTTGCAACTAATACTCCCAGAGATCATAAACTTTCCATGTAATAAAAAAGGAAACATAGATAACCAAAATGCTCGCAAACCCCAATCTAATACATATCGATGTTGACTAGTAAAAAACACAATCATAATATCTCACCATaacatctctttttgaaaaaagaaATACTTCCCTGTTCTTGTCAACCTTCAAGAAGCTTCAATAATAGACAAATGCATAAAAGAAGAAAGCACAATTAATCTCTCTTTTATTATGTCAAAGAACCCTTCTATCATCTGTCAAGGATCAAAAATAATATTTCACCACACTAAATTTGTTTGATCAATCTTGACATATTGCTGAAGCTACAGATCCTGTTACAGCCTAAACTCATGACAAGCGAGGGACTGAGTAGAGCCACAGGCTTTGTCAAGTGTCAACAATCAAATATGAAAGAATTTGATGAAAGAAATTTTAAACTTAAATCAGCAGCAAAACAAGTAGCATTTTCTTACACATCATTGTTCGTGCCATGAACTCTAAGAAGCTGCTCATAAATGGGATGATATTTTGCAGGAACAAAATCCTTGAACCTGTTGGGAGTGAATGAGAAAGCAAATGGTCGCGCACTTGTGTTAGCATCTTCTTAGAAAAAAGGTATGGAGAGAAGTTGAACAAACAGGAATAGTTAGTCAGTAAAACAAACAAATGGACCATGACAAGTACTATGATTGATAATATAGGCAAAGGAACAAACCCAAATGCCTGAAACATATGGTTGCCAATACAGAATAATTATCAGTAACACATGTGCTGCTTGATACAGAAGCAGCGGGACTAATAATTAAATCATTGCTTCTATTGAAAAACAACGCTACTACAAACCACAGAGACAGGGAAAGAAACAGGTGCACATACAATGAGAGACCAATGTCATAATGCCTAGAACTACTACCTAAAATTCTACTATGAGCTACAAGCAGAGTTCTCAGGACCAATTTGCAAATGACAAATGCAGAAGAatttgttttctttccttttatcAATTTACTTTCTAAAATATGCAACAGAAAGAGAAATGATTCCTTTATGTTAGTTCGGAAGTAGAGAATAAGATAAATGAAGATCGTCTAGGATGaataaaaatcatcaaaaatgatATTAAGAAAGTCCAAGAAAGATATATCTTGCAATGATAAGTTGTgttaaaatagaaaataacaaTGGAAGACAAAAGACATGGATGAAATACTCATTATCCAAGTGTTTACCTTCAATGTAGGTTGGATCAATTATAGAGCACCAATAAAAAATTGAGAAAGCTCAAATTGACATAAAGAACCTCAAATTCATTACAATAAACAGCATCCATCTCAAAGGCACAAAACCAAAGGATCTATAGAGCATAACTACCATGACAAGCCtcaggaaaacaaataaaggcaGCTCTAAGTGTGAATAGTACAGAATGGGTGCATAACAAGACACAAGGTCCCAACTAAGTTGCTAATATAAAAATCAGCATCTATATATATGCATCACTTCTTGGACTAACAAAAGTGTGAAGAACAACAGGCATAAGTCCAAAAAAACCGTACTTGATTCATTAGCAACTCATTTCCAGCCATTTTCCTTTTGACGATTACATGAActaaaatacattaaaaaagtAAACTTAGATGTGTGCAATAGCTGATATGTTTTTTGCTAGTAGAAACCTAAATAAGTGATCACAGATGCACAGATTTAAGtacaataaatatattattaagagTTGTGCAACTCCATGTCAAGCgattgaatgtcttatatgctaaCATTCAGCTTATGCAACACACATGGATGAGACAAGGAGATTTTGATGGTTAGGAATGGTCTCGGGATTGATTATTCCTGCACCAGACTCCTTTCATTAATTTGAAAAAGGAGGTACTCTGCCACTTTAGTGTGACAGCACAGTTAGCCATGGAAGAATTTCACCAGAGAAACAAAACATCCAGTTTCACCAGGCATTTGTGCCATAAAGCCAAAATTAGATGTTTCAATTTAATAAAATATGCATCACAAAAACAGAACACTgacaatgatgaatgacaaatgCTAACTGTACCGACAAGATGCTTGATGTATGCATATGCACACCCATACTTCACATCTATCATGCCAGTCTTTTGCAGACCAAATGGGACATCATGGCCAAGGTTTTCTTGCTAATCAACCTTTCACACAACCTGGCACGTGAGCTAAATGAACCAGGACAACATGATAAAGTATTGGACATGCCACACTTGGAAAAGGGCATATCAATCTTGCATTGAGATCATATTAGATATCATAGGCACCTTCGAAATAAAAGTACGCACCATGGAAAGACTTGTAACTTACAGCTTCTTCAAGACATCCTAGGCATGGAAAGAATTTACAGAACTCGACACATATTATTAACTGCAACCAATAAGATTAACCTTCTGCCCTTCAACCAGTCTTTTAATTTTTAAGTGAGTTCCTCTACTACATAGACTTGTGCTATATTTTACAGGGTTGACATCAGGTTCAAAATCAGTTGTAAATTATCCTAAAACCCTTTACAGAGTCTTAATTTTAAGAATGGCATTAACGGGAAGAGGTTTAAATTATGTTGATGAACATGGAACATTTTAGATTGTGAAGAGTATAGCATTGATGCCCATGTCAAAATATCTTTACAAGAACCAAAATTCCATAAGTTATCAAAAACTATgctttccattaacataaaaaaaGGCCAAGTAGTTTTAGATGAAATTCTTTTAAGACAACTTAAATGGAGTTACCTCTCGAGAAGAGAAAATCTCCCAGGACTTGAAAATAACTTTGCAATGGACTCCAGCAAAGGTGTAATTTTCATTGTTTTGGATTTTAATGCCTTCATGAAGCCCACAAACTCCTTATATTCTGCAACAGTAAGCTTTTCTTGAACCTGTGAAAAATATCAACAGAATAAGCATACAAACTAAGGCAACACCACTGTAGTCCCTATAAAGAGAATAATTAGTGTTgtggaaccaattagttctactAAGAAAAACTTGCTGTAGATTCAACCACCAAAACAAGTTGCTCATTTCCACTTCATAAACAATAAAAACTGAAGAAGGTATGGAACTTCCGGTACTAATTCATAATGCAATTATATGCATTGGAAACACAAAaacatttcaatgaaaagaaaactGCATCAAAATCTTCAGCAAAGGAATGTCATCAAGCATGTGGAAATGACCACAGATTATAGAAAACACCATTTCAATTTTCAGGATCTACGCAACTCAACTATAATTTGATGTCTCTATATATTGCCACCAGATGACCCAGTTTCCAATTACAACTTGGACAGATCAAAAGGTGAAAAAGTTAAATAAATGAGACAACacagtaaaaaataaaaacagcACCACATGTTTAATCAGTACCAATGCTTTCTTAGATTTTTCAGTTTTAAGTTTTCCATAGGGCCATTACAAGcaattttttttacatttaatATCACAGTGTTAAAGCAACTTTTTGTATATCAATCCCTAAAATCTACATGATAAATTCATCTACTCTTAGATATCTGGATATCCATGGCTAGAACTTAATTCAGATACCTATGCCATTCAGTAATATTGTATAGTAAATTTGAAAGCTTAAATATCCAGAAAAAACCATCTATCTGCTTCTTGTTCCTATTGCCAGTTCAAAAAGGTCAAAAGGCGAAACTTTGTACCACTTTCCACTAATGAACTCATAAGCCTCAAATTAAACCATTGATTCACTGACAACTCCATACTTAACCATCGATAGTGTTGATTCAAGTAAGTGATGGGAGTATCCTTGCATTAAGATGAAGCTTTTCAACATGGAAATTTTCCTTGCATTAGTATGAAGCTTTTGATCCATCCTTGGTGGAACTATCATATGTCTCATGTTTAAGGGTTTTGCCCACTAACACTAACAGATAAGAAGAATATGTATTAAGGAAGCTTTTCAAATCTTTAGTCAGAGAAAAGGATTGAATCAAGGTAGGAAAAAGCCAAAGTAAGGTTGGACAACGATAACTAATATGTAAATATGAAGTGTCAAAAGCATGTTAGACATGACACATATGGGATATGTCTCTGAGCAGTTAAGTAAATAAAATGATTCAGCAAT of Musa acuminata AAA Group cultivar baxijiao chromosome BXJ2-3, Cavendish_Baxijiao_AAA, whole genome shotgun sequence contains these proteins:
- the LOC103979273 gene encoding uncharacterized protein LOC103979273 — its product is MLFAVEGGGFFSSSASGYSNGLALLLLGRRNVDKPIKISSWNHYRLVEQEVEAGSQLASNNDHASCGCASFSCFGCSSARLDEPYSRKVSLVHQSKIPSDSSPSSDRGKLTINDAVKWDERKTCLKSNMKKPSKGYSMVCEADDACELLEEADNKMSCCTVGRKVQWTDKCGKELAEIREFEASDDGLSDDDFEGESFRRCECVIQ